The following is a genomic window from Desulfofarcimen acetoxidans DSM 771.
GGAAGTCCCGGGCATATGACAGCAGTATTGGCATCGGAAGATTACATCAGGAGGCGGTACTATGCCCGATCCTTTTAAACAATTGGCATCTATTTTGGAAATGCGCATGGCTGGTCACGTTGCACGGTCCGTCTCCGGAGTGCTGTGCGAGCTTGGAACAATAACAGCTTCAGGGCTTAAGCTTGATAGCTTTAAACACGAAATCCAGGATTACCTTGTAGCCGACTGGCTGGTGAAGATACACTTCCCGGTTTTTTCTCTTGTTGGCACAGCAACAAGCCCGGTGAATGACCAGGGTATCGACCTTCCTGGTGCTAAAACTACATCCTTAACCCGCTATGACTTCCTTACCCGTGAGGTGGACGAAGTTCACCTGGAACTTAAAGCGGATATTAAACCCGGCGATCGCGTACTGGCAGTACCGGTAAACGGTGGCCAGGACGCAGTTGTTATTGCGAAGGTGATAGCTAATGCCTAATTTATTCCCAACAACCCAAGTTGAAACAACAACATCAGAATTATCTGAAACCCAATCCAGCCAGGTTAAATTTGGTAAAAGTTGGCGCTTTGATTTTGAAGCCGGTGAATTTGTTTTAACCCCTACCGGTAAAGTGACAGAAAACCAGGGCATTGAGGCTTGGTTGGAGTGGTGTAATAAAGCGCTGATGACTGTAAGATATCGTTTCTTGATATACAGTCGTAATCATGGCCAGGAGTTCGAAGAACTTATTTCCCGGCAGCTGTCGCAACCTGCTAATGAAAGCGAGATTACACGGATTGCCACCGAGTGCCTCAAGGTTGATCCCAGGACAAAATTAGTGGGCAATTTTAAGTTCAACTGGGTAGAAGATCGGTGTTATTTCACCTGTGAAGTAACCAATATCCTGGGCGAATCCGGTACTGTTAACGGAAACGTGGTGATTAACTGATGGCTACCCTACCCGATTTTTTAACAGATCAAACTGAGGAAGTTATTTTGCAACGCATGTTAAGCAATGTCCCAGCCGATTTGGATACAAGCGAAGGCAGTTATATTTGGGACTCATTAAGTCCCGTTGCTATTGAGCTTGCTCTTGCCTACATCCAGGCGCAAGAAATCCTAAAAAGAGGTTTTATTGCAACAACATACGGGGAATACCTGAAGCTTAAGGCTGCTGAAGATGGTATTGAGACTCGATCTGCCGTTAGTGCTACGGGCACAATAGAAAAAGGAAATCCACTTAAGATTGTAGGTACCCCTGGAGCTAATTTCTCAGTAGGCATTGCTGTGGCTACGCCGGCAGATCTTGCTACCGGTACGGTATCAATAGAGTTTACAACTATTGGTGAGGTAACCTTAGATGTAAACGGGATAGGTTATGCTGATATTAAAGCAGTGGTGCCTGGTAAATCCGGTAACGTTTCGGTTGGTGCCATTAGTATTTTAACAAAACCAATATCAGGCATTAAAAGTGTTACCAATGAAAAACCTACAACAGGTGGTTTAGATGAGGAAGATAAAGAGTTGCTGAGAGAGCGCATCTTAAAAGAATGCCAAAAAGACGAAGGAGACGGCAACTCAGCTGATTATGAAATATGGGCTAAAGAAGTGGCTGGCGTTGGCAATGTATTAGTTGAGCCACTCTGGCAGGGAGAGGGCACTGTTAGGGTTGTAATATTGGACCCTGATGGAAGAGATGCGCCCAAAGCTACCGTTGACGCAGTGCAAAATCACCTTGATCCCGGCAGTCTAGGACTGGGCGAAGGAAAAGCCCCTATCGGTGCACGCGTCACAGTTGTGACAGCTGAAGTAATAACCATAAACGCCACAATTCCAGGGTTAACAGTTGGAGCCGGGTATACACTCGATCAAGGAAAAACCAATGCAGAAATTTCCCTTAGTAACTATTTTAAAAAGATTAATCCAGGTGGAATCATCAGAACGAAGAAGGCCGAGGCGGAAATTACAAACGCTCTGGGAGTGCTTGACATGGGCGATCTATTACTTGACGGAAAAAGAGATAATATTGTTCTTGGAATTACCCAATTAGCCGCCCTGGGGAGTGTGATTTATGTATGATAGCTAAAGATAGGATGTTAACCTACCTACCTCCCTACTATGGGGAATCCCGTATTATGAACACCATCATAGAAGCTCAGGGCATAGAAATTGATAAATTTAACTATGCTCTTAATGAGACATTAAATCAATTTTTTACATTAACTGCTACCTGGGGATTAACTTTTTATGAGGAGAAGTATGGCTTACCTGTTAATGAAAGCCTTAATTTGCAGACAAGAAGACAATTGGTTTTAGCTAAAAAGCGTAGTGGAAGAACCAGTCTATTAACAATGTTACAGGCGGTTGAGCCAACGATTACACTTATTCGGGGTGGGCTGAGATTACCTTTTATAGTCTATTCGGAGGAAGATATTTATAATTTTGGTCCCTTGATTGTTCTTTTGGAACGTCACAGACCGGCGCACCTTGGCTATCTATTTCACCTCATCCCCGATATTGAAGAATCCGGATATTACGTTTATGCCAACCACAAGATTAGAGGCAAGGTTGACTTAGAACTTAAAGTTGGTACGGCTATGACTGGGCGCTGGCCCCGATGGAACACGCCCGGTCAACTGAAAGCGGGCCATGTGTTCACCCGGGCAGCTGCCCTTACTGGCCTTTACATTTTTCCCCATATCGGAGTGAGCGTTGGCAGTGTGGCCAGGGC
Proteins encoded in this region:
- a CDS encoding baseplate J/gp47 family protein, whose protein sequence is MATLPDFLTDQTEEVILQRMLSNVPADLDTSEGSYIWDSLSPVAIELALAYIQAQEILKRGFIATTYGEYLKLKAAEDGIETRSAVSATGTIEKGNPLKIVGTPGANFSVGIAVATPADLATGTVSIEFTTIGEVTLDVNGIGYADIKAVVPGKSGNVSVGAISILTKPISGIKSVTNEKPTTGGLDEEDKELLRERILKECQKDEGDGNSADYEIWAKEVAGVGNVLVEPLWQGEGTVRVVILDPDGRDAPKATVDAVQNHLDPGSLGLGEGKAPIGARVTVVTAEVITINATIPGLTVGAGYTLDQGKTNAEISLSNYFKKINPGGIIRTKKAEAEITNALGVLDMGDLLLDGKRDNIVLGITQLAALGSVIYV
- a CDS encoding putative phage tail protein, which codes for MIAKDRMLTYLPPYYGESRIMNTIIEAQGIEIDKFNYALNETLNQFFTLTATWGLTFYEEKYGLPVNESLNLQTRRQLVLAKKRSGRTSLLTMLQAVEPTITLIRGGLRLPFIVYSEEDIYNFGPLIVLLERHRPAHLGYLFHLIPDIEESGYYVYANHKIRGKVDLELKVGTAMTGRWPRWNTPGQLKAGHVFTRAAALTGLYIFPHIGVSVGSVARAAVVPVAGHRVGVCVFPRSGPNTTGIIPTVSSPGALARAAAKAGCAAHTGACLFPLAGVSVGGVASQPTTLAGSITTGHGHMYPCGTIHAGEEAA
- a CDS encoding DUF2634 domain-containing protein; the encoded protein is MPNLFPTTQVETTTSELSETQSSQVKFGKSWRFDFEAGEFVLTPTGKVTENQGIEAWLEWCNKALMTVRYRFLIYSRNHGQEFEELISRQLSQPANESEITRIATECLKVDPRTKLVGNFKFNWVEDRCYFTCEVTNILGESGTVNGNVVIN